cctttgcatccagatctgccatccgggcttgcaaagtttccaccgtgtggcgaaagtcctctgacatgtcgccaatcaaacctgcttgatgtttttgtgatcccctcacttcatcaacaagttctctcatctgggccacctccgcggccatagtgttggttgactcttcaacctgtgcttccagcacgctgatcctctcagcattgtttggtgccatggtcacttaccaaagctttccaaacccaacaatgaaggcaatcgaattcacgtagcaactcaaccttgggctctcaccaagtgtcaccgacttgggctctgataccaaatgtcacggtccgcctttttcacaccgttgtgaagggccgtgcggcgctagctaaagcactcttgcttaactagccagccttttgtttaccaacattcatccacggaacactttcattaacattcaatcagatagcagcggaaattataatcaattcatgaaagccgtggcaaccaagcagtaaatattgaagcaaacgtaattcattaacaaatcctccgttgacatgttgtacttagcgagggaggcaagtaggctaagcacgttgacaattgctagtgagttttacaatgattgatgaacactcaccctcccctaaagagctttctaggccattctcactctagcactaggaaacatcaaagtgaccgaggagtcatactgccttatttggcttacaatgaaagaaatattagaaaataaccctacactagtatttacatgatggaaacccatcccaaacacacgagataagcggtcataggcaagcataatgccctgaacaagcttagcccgtgacactaGGCCATGAAAGCTGTAAAGTCTTGCAGTTCTTATTGAAGACTCAATGAAGGATTTTCTGTAAAGGGGTTGGCTAATCATTGAAGAAAAGACTGAAGAGTCCACAGTTCCAGCCCAGATGGAAAAAAGAGTGGTGACTGATGGATTTTTAAGCTTGACATCATTGGTAAAGGAGGAGAACTGCTGTTCATCAGATGAGCGGATGGAGAGGTGATAGTTGGAAGAGTTGAGATAGGCAAAACTGCATAGAAGGTGGCCGAAGAGAGCAGAATTGAAGTCGGAGAAAGGAAAATTACTCCTGGAGTACCAGTATCCGGCTTTGATCCATGTTTGTGCCTTTGAAGGGTGCAATTTAATGGAGAGGGAGAGCAGGAGAAGAAGGGTAATGGTTTTGGTCTCCATATGTTGGATCTGGCCTAATAGAAAGTGTTGCATCTTTGTTCATCTCCTGTCAAAACATATCTGGTTATGGACATTCAGCGAAGCCTCCACGTACGTCTGAATAAAAACCACAATCACGTCGGAAAAATCTTGCCTTGACGTGTTCAATCATCGATCTTCATTGGCTTTTGGGTCGATATGGATGATTAAATTTAAACCTTATCTTGGTCTGCTCAATcgttgattctttttttttttgggtcaacgTATTATTCTTAGCTCGTACACCAAACTTCCTTTTTCTCTAGGAAACTTCCTAGAACTGTAGTTTTAAACTGTGCAGACTGCATGGTTGGCAACATAATTCTCCAAATTTAACACTTCAAATTTTGAACTAATTATCAAATCACAGGGGAAAATAATCAAGGAAGAAGCAAATCTTCCCAAATCTAAACATCAGTTTCGAGCATCGATGGAAAATGGAAGCAGAAGCGCCAATTCAAAAAGCAGGCTGACGTggtaataattaaaaataaaaataaaaaacacataaATGGAGATTGATGATGGCGTCGAACTGTTGGAGATGAAAACTTTGGTGAAGAGCGAAGAAAATGAGAGATTCAGTTTGAAATTGAAGGTCAAAGGAGGAAATTGAACCAGCCAACGCCGATCCATGTCTCCGTTAGAAGTATTTATATGACTGATGCTTTTTATGTGTGTGGCAGCTAGAGTTTCAGCTTGACCATCGCAACTCAAGTTCCCCCAAAAAAAAGTCATGTGAGAATACATGAGTTCACCATCGACGATGTTTTGACACCTGCAatgttagggttttgaatttttctCTGCGTTTTGTAAAGAAGACAAAAAGTTTATTTGTGTTTTAGCTTCCTAATTGCAATTTTCAATGCCAAACCAGCAACCAAGGGCCTTATGAGGGAAAAAGAATATCTCCCCATCTTTTTCTTTTCCTATATTGTTTCTCTCTCTGAAATATCAACATGGTCGAGAAAAAAATCGAATGGTCCAATTGCGCTCATCACCAGCAAATTCTAAAGATCAATGCCCCTTTTGGGAGGTTTTACTATTCATTACCATTTGATTCATTCATTTCATTGGCCTTCGCGTCCTCTATCAACAGCTTCTCATCTTCGTCATCGTTCTTCAACCGATTCACCTCCCCCACTCACATCAAACTATAAAAGGTTGCGCCCTCCCTCGCCACATGTTCGCTTCTCCATCTATCGATCTACCTTTCTCAACTGTTTGATTATTGTGTCATAGTAGCAGATCATTCACAATTTTGATGGCCGCAGCAAGGGCATACACTCTTTGTTCGTGCCGAAGAAGACATGGATGTTCTCATAGCTGGCGACACACCCTAGATCGTTTCGATGCCATGGTCTTGTGTACTCATTGAACGTATTGAACACTCGTTGATCCTTGATGACGAACTCAGTCATGTGGATTAGGTCAATTGAGGGGAGTGGATCAAGCGAGGTCATGCTAGCAAACACCATTAGCAACGATGCcaaaagagaagaagaggaagaaaaaggaaaacaagacagcacatttaataaacgggtatcctgtttagaaattttatttatttatttattatttttttaaatatttcatataaattgaaataatttttttttaaaaaataatatccttttattttatttattaatattttaataaaaatatatatagaaaatagtaaatcTGACCAACTTGACAGGTACCCAACCCAAATCTGGCTAACTCATTTATTAAACGGGTCGAATCCAGATTGACCTATTTATAAATAAGTCATTTTCTACTAAGcctaaaaatgatttaaaaattatcCGTCAAGTTTTGACCTATTTTGTCACCCTtaaatatctccttaaattttatttttttattattataaataatttttttaaaacaaaaaagggCGTTGTGCAATTTTGATGGTTGAGTGACTTTATGTGCAAATTAAAAGTGTAATGACCTTATTGATTTTAATCAATAGTCCATTTAAGTGATCATAAGTTGTTTAGCGTAAAAAATTTCTTTgaagtttgacaaaaagatacgCACTCACGGAATGTTTCAAAAATCACATGAACCTTCTCTAAGGTTTGGAAAAAAGACACGTATATCCGCttatatttgacaaaaagacaaacaCATGAATATATATG
This window of the Malania oleifera isolate guangnan ecotype guangnan chromosome 6, ASM2987363v1, whole genome shotgun sequence genome carries:
- the LOC131157484 gene encoding class V chitinase-like, with protein sequence METKTITLLLLLSLSIKLHPSKAQTWIKAGYWYSRSNFPFSDFNSALFGHLLCSFAYLNSSNYHLSIRSSDEQQFSSFTNDVKLKNPSVTTLFSIWAGTVDSSVFSSMISQPLYRKSFIESSIRTARLYSFHGLVSRAKLVQGIMLAYDRLSRVFGMGFHHVNTSVGLFSNISFIVSQIRQYDSSVTLMFPSARVRMA